The following DNA comes from Miscanthus floridulus cultivar M001 chromosome 5, ASM1932011v1, whole genome shotgun sequence.
AGGAATTTTTCCCATTTGAAGTAGGGTTTCTGTTAGCAGAGTTGTAGCTATTTACAAGGAACATACTTTTATAGAGTTGCTATTTCTCATTGATGTATGGAAAACGACATATTTTGGAGATCGAAGTTCGATCTAACTTCTATGCTGCATATCTGATCCAGATTACATCAAATATGATTCATCCGATATATTCAGATCGGAGACGAGAAGATATTGGAGGGAAAGAGGGAGGCAGGCAGTGGGCTGCGCTGCGCCTCTGTGCATCCGCCTCGAAATTTGGCTGCGACGTGTCCAATACCATGGTCAAGCATCAACGCCAGTTTAGAGATGGGCGCGGCGGGACATCCACCTGCTGCGCATTGCTTGTTGCTGGGCCATGATCTTTAGTTGAAGCCCAGCAGCTCGTTCTTCTTTTCACCGTTAcctgttccttttctttttcaataTATAATCTATATGCAATATAAAATATATGTGCTAGCCAATTCATCTAAAATTGGAtggatagattttttttttctgactGGTTTCATCGGCAGATAGATTCCACCACATATCTTCGACAACTAATAAAACTAAGGTGTTTTAAGATTATCAAAGCAACTTTAACAGGGCCCCTGCTTAGcctccaaaatcaaactaggagCACCGAGCACGTACGACGGGGATGGGTTACTAAACTGATCGGTGACGGTGAAATGGTCGGCGTCGGCGTACGTCTGCAGCAGACTGGCGGACAGCTCTGAAGTGGTTGTCGTGCTGTGTGCATGTCTACCCTGCTCTTCGTTCCATGGACGCAAGGCACACGGCCTCTCACGCGCCAGCCGCCAACCATCGACTTGACAGGATGGCCAGCTTATGGGTTCCGAGCCCACCGCGCACGCCGTCAAAGCAACCCCTGCTCTTGCTTCCGGCCGTGGTGTGAGACTGAGTGTGACACTGTAGCAAATGGAAATTTGAGCTTGTAAACCAAGCACTTATTCTTGGTTAGTCGATCTGTTTGGAGAATAAGGTGATAATCTGGTTCTGATAGACGTCAGGCACGTGCATTGTGCGCTCTTAGACAAAAGGGAGGTCAAGGCAGAGCCATGCAAGCATCTATCGCTGCCTGGACTATAGGTAATTAGCTAGTCGTCCTTGCACTCTGGCTGATGATTTTTACTCCTTTCGCATCCGTTAATCATGTGGTTTCCCCTCGCTTTCAGTTGGAGCTTGCTACAGTAGGTAATAAGGCCCCAAACTTCAAAGGTGAATCGTACGGCTCACTGGCGCCCACAACTCGGTAGTAGTCCGTAGTAGTACGTCaggttttcaagtttgaccaCAAGCGAAGCGAGCAGCTGGGAGAGGACAGCACGCACGTTTCCATGAATAATCCACCGAATGTTCTAACCCCTAACAAAAAGCATGCGTGCACCGATGGCGATGGTCGGAGACCTGGGCATATTCCGTTCCGGGAACATATGCAAGTGCGGCGCGGCGCGCATGGCGAAATCGAAGTGTGCCGGCCGGCCGGGGCTTCTTCATCGATGATGAGAGCGCGGATCGGAGGTGCATCCAATTGGAAAGTTATTAACACATGAGTTTCTGTACACCACGCCGGCGGCCGATCGACCCGCAAGCCGACGTGAATTCTCTATGTACACACGCGTACACGGATTCACCAATACTGCACACAAATCGTTAAACAGGAATTAACTGTGAATTGTGATGGCTCCAAAATACTCCTATAATGCATCCTAGCTCCTCCGCCCAAGTCAAGGTCAAGTCCACACGTCGTCGTCCGAACCGCTCCAAGCCTCGGTCTGCGCACCGCCGCGCAGtgacggccggccggccgggtcgGGTACGTCGATCGAGCCAGCGAGCGTCACGCGCGGCACCACCGGCGCGGCGAGGAGATGCCCCCATGCACGCGCACGCGGCCAGCCTCCACTCCAACTACGCAGCGGCAGCGAGCATCATGCACACGCGCAGCGAGAAGGCCACGACCACGGACGCCACGGCCACCACCATCCCCCACTTCTGCACCCTTGCCACCGCCGCCTCGCCGGGCCTCGCCACGATCGAGAACATGGACAGGCCCAGGCTCGAGAAGAAACCGAGGCTGATGAACGCCATGTCGGCGCTGTACAGcagagtggcggcggcggctcctccgCCGTGCAGCcccaccgccgccgacgccggCGGCGCGGCGCCGCCGGGCTGCTGCTTGTTGTTGGGGAGGTTGGCGAACAGCACGAGCGAGGCGGACGCGGCGAAGAGGCACACGGTCTGGACGCTCTTGCCCACGCGCCTCGACTCCGCGTCGACCTCGGTGGCAGCGGGCTCCTCCTGGCCCTCCGCCGGTCCTTCGGGGGCGGTACCGGTGGGGGCCAGCGGCGTCGTCCCCGCCTCGATGTCGAACGGGTGGCTGGCCGCGGTCGTGACCGATGAAGCAGCAAGCGTCGCCGCCTCGGGTGCTtgcggcggcggaggagcggAGCGGGCCTCCTCCGTCTGCGTGGGCCCGAGCTCGGCGTCGTGCTCGTGCAGCAGGCTGGTCCGGTCGTTGAAGGAGCCGGTGAAGCTGAGCACGCGGGAGATGAAGCCGCCGTAGCTGCTGTTGGTGGAAGCAAAGGTGGACGTGATCCGGTGAAGCGCCGGCCGGATCACGCTAGACAAGTCCATAGTTCCCGCTACAAAGGTCTCCACTTCCCGCTACAAAGATTTTTCTACCGCTACCGGCCTACCGCTGCCAGTACGTAGTCTAGCAGTAGCTAGCGCATCAGTTGCCACTCTATTGGGGTTTATTTATAGGGAGGAGAGGCCTAGGTGAGACGGGATGGTAATTAACGTAACGACGGCCGGATCATTAGTGTATCATATAGTTAAGGTCATATTTGATCCATAGAACTAACATCTAGTTGACTCATTTTTAGTCTCTAAGCATCTAAACAGGTGGATTAATTGCCAGTCCACTGGTCATGGACTAGTTGTTAGTTCACCGGTTTATTTATAAAAATTAACAGAACTAGTTGGTAGTCCTAGTCTATTTAAACAGACTCTAAATTAAAGAATGTGTGTTGTGCACTACTGGGAGAAATAAAAAAAACGCTAGCTGCCTTTATATGCAAAAAGGCTCCTCACGGCACGGTAAAATAGCCTGCATTTGCATTATCTTATAATCTgtattttttagctttttttaattagaataatgtttttctctcacaataaatcagtcaacaatactttCTGCCATAACTTATCAGTCAAGCGAACGAGGTCATTGGTTTTTTTATTTGACTTACCAAAGGGGGCAAGAAACTAAACATACGGTAATAATTAATGGAGCGTGCAGATATACACATCTGACGTACGTATGATGTCCATCTTACGTGCACATCAGCGACGACTAATTAAGACAAGGTAGGGCAAAAGAACCTTGATATACTGTACATGGGAACGAACATAAAATGCCATCGATCGGGTCCCAACAGTAAAAAATTGAGTTGGTCTGGAGGAAGACAAGCAAGCTTGCCTAATTTCAGCATCAGTGCATACCGACAGAGACAAGTAATAAATATTAAACGAAGTCTACATGTCAAAGATTCCTCAATACAAGTAGTATATATAGAAAAGTAGGCGAACTTCATTATTGTTCTTTATGTTAGTACAACAGCCATGCCAAAAGTTTTAGCACCAAATTTTTTTGATGTAAAAGTTTTAGCATTTTAACTATAGACTTAGGTGTTTAGATCCATAGCAAAACTTTAGCACTATATGAATAGAAGACTGATTTGCCCTCATTTAATGGTTGATTTGCTTCATTAATTAGTGCATGCATAGCCATGCATGTTCATGACACCACGCCGGTGCCCTTGTGTGAGTCGCCGGAGTTGCTCGGTGAGCTGCTCACCCTTGCTGCAGCTCACTTTGATGCCATGCCTGGCATTGTTAAGGAACCATAAAAAATTACACTTTATTACACAATTATTGAATATATCAAGTACACAATTCAATTGTTCTCaactataaaaaaaacaaaatacaTGTTACATTTCAAGCTCACATTCGAATTATCATGATCTATTTAACAAACCAAGGGCAACCGAGTCACGGAAAGCATTCATCATCGTAGATTCATCCCTTGCCGGTGTTTGACTAGTACGTGGCTGAGAGCAGGATGCTTCAGGTGAAACATAGTTCTCATCACGGTCACAACGATCAAAATCCCTATCCACTATTCCACTCGTTCTAACGAAGTTATGTAGTGCCATGCATGCAACACTTATTTGGCTTTACTTATGAGGTGCATAACTTGGCATTTGCAACAAAATCCTCCACTTCATCTTCAAAACTCCAAACGACCTCTCAATGACATTTCTAAGAGATGAATGCGCGTAGTTGAAGATCTCTTTTTTACCTTGTGGCTCTAGACCGTCTCGATACTCCGGAAGATGGTATTTGGTTCCCTTGTAGGGCTCAAGGTAACTCGGTCGATTGGAGTAGCCGGAGTCCACCAAGTAAAATTTTTCTACACAATGGATCAATTTTGTAAGATTCAACTAATTCAACTAGAAGCTGCAAATACAACAGAAGCAAGGTGTTTACCTGTGGGTGGATGTGGAAAGACATGGCTATACTTGGTCAGAGCATCATTGAACACTCTCATGTCATATACTGAACCAGGCCATCCAGCAAGAACAACACCATGGAACATTTGGTCCAGTTCATTGATGTAACCTGGCCACCCATTCTTGCATTTCTTCCAGTCTGGGTGGCCCTGCAGTGCTTATTTTAGTGAGCAAGGAAAGAGATTTCTAGACATAAATAGGAAAACAGGAATATTGGCAATTACCTTAGTGTTTTCTTCCCACCATTTTTCAGTGGCATCAACAGTTCCATCATATCTACGGCCTAAGCCAGTGTCATTGTGCAGtctttggccctgttcgcttctcttataatctgtttttagcttgttttttcagctagaacagtgtttttctctcacaacaaatcagccggaacagtgtttcggcttatttttttagcgaagcgaatgGGGTCTTTGTATGAATTGCCAATATCCCTTCAATTGCCTAATCCTATTACCAATCTGAGTTCTACCATGAACCAAATTTATGGCAACATAGTACCTTGCTATGACCTCCCTCATCCCTGACTTGTTCATGACACCATTCACACAATTACCTTTAGTGATTTGGTCAACCCAAATCTCACATAGTTTGCCTGTATTTGCTTCTGACCAATTTTCCCTGTCGACTCTATCCTAAACGATGCATAACAAGAATACGAACATATATTACGAAGACGGTAACAATCAAACTGAAACCAAATTGTGCAGGGTTCTAAAAAATTACCGGGATTGCAGCGTTTGGAAAgatctcatcatcatcagcatccAAAGGGTTGTTGACCTCGAAGTTGTCTTCCGCAACAGCTGtactcgtgggtcatcaacgtccACCGTGGCTCCTAGATCCGGCAGGCGTGCCAGATGCAGATCTAGGCGAAGCGCGCATGCCGGCGGTCATAGGAGGCAACTGAGGTCCATGGCCACCACCAGAGGATGATGACAAGGTGTGAGCGGCCGTggcgcctcctccaccgccactgCGAGCCGCGCATAAGCCCCGAGTACGACTGCCGCTGCGGACGCGAATGGGAGGGGGACCCATGCCGCCGCTGGTGCCTCCACCTTGCAGGCCAGAGTGAAGGAGGTCCTCATATCCTGCCATTCTGGGCCACTCTTGGCCATGGGAGTTGAGGTCGAGCGCCGCCATGCCCACCCGGGGAGCATTGACGCTGCTCGAGCCCAAAAAGGGATAAGCCGCGTCATTGATGTTCTCATAGCCACCGATGGGGGAGAACGAATTAGGTTGGGAGAAGAAGTCCCTAGTGTGGTCACCATCGCCGTAGCCATCACCATTcctgatgtgaccacgccagcgtcggAGACCTCGGCAACCTCGTCGGCCACCCCGATGACCTCATCTACCTcatcggtgacctctccgaccacctcaccgacCTCATTGACCTCACCAGCTGCTTCCCCAACCACTACACtactccaagtccctactggaccaatcacccgtagccacgccaaaaagatacaacaagaggtgcacgcgctactttgtgaatttcaattaaacattgatggtaatttcgagctacctaagtcgtgcatgttgttattactcaggttctccgaggaggaagacaaggatacatcaaggatggatcagaaagaagagctacgttcgagtcaacccagcatgacagaaccatccagaagaaatagtcatatcttttgtctcccaaaagctatgaaggtgaatgagcactTGTTGGAGAGATCTTGAAGCCTAGTTTCCAATGCTGTCATGCCCGACCAGCTTGGAGTGTCCAGCATGGCGTCCAACtagttttagtgaagactgctccaAAGCTCAACagtctgcatgaagctaaagatcctgtgcaaaactgtaccattctacaataattcatggtgcatagcatacatggttgggaagatgatgaagttagctttccaacgcatccaacagTTCATCATTTGAATTTCCtaggaaggagttatgaccaaaatattGAAGACTGCACCGAAGCCCAGAAGACGCGCGGGAACTGAAGACCACCTCGTGAATGCTCTAGCCAGTTGTCCTTCCACCTCCCAACGTggcttcttcagttcacatctatcttagagacttctcatagtataaataccacctctaggctactagaaaaggactttttgatgatttgataattcaagtgatattgcagccgagctgccgagtgcttactcaaacccttgttcttccttgttcttcctggacttgtgaagagatccctctaggatccactagttcgtgctttgTGGGTTCtagtacggctgccccgccttgtgtggattagctccggttgtggttctaCGGTCGTTTGGAGATTAAGTCAAAGTCTTCGTGGTTTCGTTGCctctctccccgtcgcttggtcgcatccaaccttggccaggtataaagctagttactctgttgttcttcagcaagttaccCTTTAATCCCCGCTGGCTtattgcaagttatcttgatcatgacctactgtcgtgaagatcgggccaactcTCGTACTGAAATAATCCAGTACttatcatctggtatcagagccCAGGTTGACACGGTAGGTCTTGCCGTCATCCACATCGTTATCCTTGTTTAATctacttcatatatttgtgtttatTCATATCCTATAGTCCAAAGCCACACAAAAAATACCTATAACCATTTTGCGGTACTGTTACGTTGTGTTTTGTGTTCATCGAGTTGCTAGTCACCaccatttatataaaaattgagtTGTTTCGTTCGTTACCGCTGTCAGTGTTATaaaaaaatagataaaaaaagaaagattagtttcaaaaaaaga
Coding sequences within:
- the LOC136449464 gene encoding uncharacterized protein, with translation MDLSSVIRPALHRITSTFASTNSSYGGFISRVLSFTGSFNDRTSLLHEHDAELGPTQTEEARSAPPPPQAPEAATLAASSVTTAASHPFDIEAGTTPLAPTGTAPEGPAEGQEEPAATEVDAESRRVGKSVQTVCLFAASASLVLFANLPNNKQQPGGAAPPASAAVGLHGGGAAAATLLYSADMAFISLGFFSSLGLSMFSIVARPGEAAVARVQKWGMVVAVASVVVAFSLRVCMMLAAAA